In the Streptomyces sp. WMMC940 genome, GGGAAGCGATCCGGCCCAAGGCGACCCTGCGGGAGACGGTCCGCGCCGGGTTCCAGGCCTACTGGGACCATGTCTGCGCCAACCCCGGCGAGCACATGCTCACCTACGAGCTCACCCAGTACGCACTGCGCCAGCCGGGCTTCGAACATCTGGCACGCCGTCAGTACGAGTTGTACACGGACACGTTCACCGAGCTGATCGACCAGTTGCGGCACGACATGGGGCTCGAGACGAGCGTCCCCGTCGCGGTCCTGGCGCACTACCTGGCCGTCATGACCGACGGGCTCACCCTGAACTTCCTGGTCCTCGGCGACGCGACCGCCGCTGCGGACGTCCTGGACACGATCGCCGACCAGGTCGTGCGTCTCGTCCGCGCCGAGGACCGGCCGACCGCGCCCGGAACCACCTGACGGCCGCTCGACACTCGCTCCCGTCCGCGGTCCGAACCGGGCCCGGGCGCATCCGTCGACCGCCGCCTCAAGCGGGCCCCGCGGGGCGGCGCCGGACCGGGCCGCCCCACCGCCTCGCCCGACAGCTCCTTTTTGCATTTTCCCATACATTGGGAAATATGCTGGTTTCACCTCATCGTTCGCAGAGCCGCCACGGCCGCGGCGGAAGGACGCCGTGGACGCGCGGGCGTCCGGCCCGTGCCCTGGCCGCCGCCACCGCGACCGCGGCGCTCGCCGGACTCGCGGCCTGCGGGACGGCCGGGGAGGCGGGTCAGGACGCGGGCGACACCTCGGGCTCGGGCGGCTTCACGATCGGGCTGCTGCTCCCGGACGTCCACACCGCGCGCTGGGCGACCGCCGACAAGCCCCTCATCCAGGCGAAGGTCAAGGCGCTGTGTCCCGACTGCACGCTGCTGCACGCCTACGCCTCCGCGGACGTGGCCACTCAGCAGCAGCAGATCGAGTCCATGATCGCGAAGGGGGCCAAGGTCCTGATCCTCGACCCCGTCGACGACAAGGCACTGCGGTCATCGATCGCCCGGGCCCCGCGACGCGAACGTGCCGGTGGTCTCGTACGACCGCCTCGCCCAGGGGCCCATCTCCGCCTACTCCAGCTACGACTCGGAGGAGATCGGCAGGATCCAGGCCCAGGAACTCCTCAAGGCGATGGGACCCAAGGCCCGCGGCGGCCAGATCGTGATGATGAACGGCGACCCCACCGACCCCAACACCCGGGACCTGCGCCGGGGCGCGCTGTCCGTGCTCCAGGGCAAGGTGAAGATCGCCAGGTCCTACTACACCGGCGGGTGGATACCGGAGAACGCCTTCCGGAACATGTCCGCAGCGATCGCCGAACTCGGCCCGGACCGCATCGACGGCGTGCTGTCGGCCAACGACGGGCTGGCGGGCGGTGTCGTCACGGCACTCAAGGCGGCCGGGGTCAAGCCGCTGCCGCCCGTGACCGGGCAGGACGCCGATCTGTCCGCCATCCGCAGGATCGTCAAGGGCGAGCAGTACATGACCGTCTACAAGTCCTTCGAGGCGGAGGCCGAGGCCGCCGCCGAGATGGCCGTCGCCCTGGGACGCGGCGAGAAGCTCGACGACGTGGCCCAGGACCGGGTGCGCAACGACACCGACGACGACATCCCCGCGGTTCTGGGGCCCCTGGTACCCGTGACCGCGGACAACATCGAGGAAACGGTGGTCGAGGGCGGCCTCTACACGGTCGACCAGATCTGCACCCCGGCGGTCGAGGCCGCCTGCCGGAAAGCGGGACTCACCGGATAGCCGGCCGGATGCCGCCGGTGCGGCTCCCGGCCGGAGCGACGGACGGGACGGGCGAAGGAGATGGTTCACGTGTCGAGCGCCCCACTCCTGGCGATGCGCGGGATCAGCAAGCGGTACGGCGCAGTGTGGGCACTGACCGACATCGAGCTGGAGATCCACGCCGGCGAGGTCGTCGCCCTGGTCGGCGACAACGGGGCGGGCAAGTCCACGCTGGTCAAGGTGATCACCGGGGTCGGACCCGCCGACAAGGGCGTCATCGAGTGGAACGGCCGCCCCGTGAGGATCTCCCGCCCCCGCGACGCCCAGGCCCTGGGCATCACCAGCGTCTACCAGGACCTCGCCCTGTGCGAGACGCTCGACGTCGTCGGCAACATCTTCCTGGGACACGAGCTCGGCGGGAGCGGCATCCTCGACGAGGTGTCCATGGAGCGACGGGCCCAGGAACTGGACGTACTGGAGTCGCTGTCGACGCGCCTCCCCAGCTTCCGCGTACCCGTCGCCTCGCTCTCCGCGGGGCAGCGGCAGACGGTCGCCATCGCCCGCGCGCTGCTCAGCGAACCCAGGCTGCTCATCCTGGACGAGCCCACCGCCGCGCTGGGGGTCAGACAGACCGCCCAGTTCCTGGACCTGATCGAGCGGCTGCGGGACCGAGGGCTCGGAGTGCTCCTGGTGAGCCACAACCTGGGCGACGTGAAGGCCGTCGCGGACCATGTCGCGGTGCTCCACCTCGGCCGCAACAACGGCTTCTTCAGCGTGCCGACCACCTCCCAGGAGCAGATCGTCTCCTCCATGACCGGCGCCACCAACAACGCCGTGACCCATCGCCGGGACCGGTGGGGGGAGGTGCTGCGGTGAAGCGGAGCGGAGCGTCGGAGCGCACCGGGGCCACGAGACCCGGGGAGGGCGGGGCCCGGGGCAGCCCCGCGCGCGCCGACCGGGCCCGCGCGGACGCCGACAGGGGTTTCAGAAGCCACGCCCGGGACTTCGTCCGCCGGATGCGCAGCGGCGAGTTCGGCGCGGTCCCGGGAGTCGCCGCCGTCGCCCTGCTGTGGATCATCTTCCAGAGCCTGGACCAGCAGTTCCTCTCTCCGCGCAATCTGTCCAACCTCAGCATCGACATCGTCGGCACGGGCATGATCGCGCTCGGTCTGGTCTTCGTGCTGCTCCTCGGCGACGTGGATCTGTCCGTCGGCTCCGTCAGCGGGCTCACGGCGGCCGTGTTCGCGGTGCTCAACGTGAACCAGGGCATGCCGGAGTGGGCGGCCGTGCTCGCCGCCCTGGTGGTGGGCGCGGCGATAGGCGCCGCCCAGGGCTTCTTCTCGGCCCGGCTCGGCGTCCCGGCGTTCGTCGTCACACTGGCGGGACTGCTGGCCTGGAACGGGCTGATGCTGTACGTGCTGGGCGCCAGCGGCACCATCAACCTCCCCGAAGAGGGCTTTATCCACGCCCTGACCAGCTACTACTTCCGGGAGACCGCGGTCGCCTACGGGCTGGCCGCACTGAGCGTGGCCGTGTTCTTCCTCGCGTCGTACCGGGACTCCCGCCGGCGCCGGTCCGTCGGTGTGATGTACCGGCCGCTCAGCGTCGTCGTCGTGCGCACGGCCGCGGTGGCTGTGGTCGCCTTCGCCGCCGCGTACATCCTGAACCGCTTCCAGGGCCTGCCGCTCGCGCTGCTGATCTTCCTGGCCTTCGTCGTCGGACTGGACTTCGTGCTGCGGCGCACCTTCTACGGCCGCAGGATCGTCTCCATCGGCGGCGGTCGCGAGGCGGCCCGCCGTGCCGGGATCAACGTGGTGTGGCTGCGGATCTCGGCGTTCATGGTGTCCGGGACGCTGGCCGCGGTCGGCGGGCTGTTCCTGGCGTCCAGGGTGGCCGCCGTCGGCCAGACGTCGGGCTCCAGCATTCTCCTGATCAACGCGATCGCCGCGGCCGTGATCGGCGGCGTCAGCCTGTTCGGCGGGCGGGGGACGACATGGTCCGTGCTGCTGGGCATGCTCGTCATCCAGTCGATCGCCTCGGGCATGGTCCTGCTGGGCATCCCGACGCCCATGCAGTCGGTGATCACCGGGTGTGTGCTGCTCGCCGCGGTGGTCCTCGACTCGTTGGCACGGCACTCGCAGAAGGCGCACGGCAGGGCGTGACCCGGCCGGCGCGGAGGGCCCGGCCGTGGCGCTCGGCCGCGCGCGGGCCCGTGGGCCGGTCCGGGCAGCCCGGCAGGTCATGGAAGCCCGGGCCGCGGAGGGGGTCGGCGCCGCACGCGCGTGACGGACGGTGCGGAGCGGGGCTCGGCCGGGGTCCGGGCCCCTGCGGCTACTCGAACCGTGCGGTGTCGCCGGCGCCCCGGCGCACGATCTCCGGTTCGCCGCCGGAGAAGTCGATGACGGTGGTCGGTTCGGTGCCGCAGTCGCCCGAGTCGAGCACGGCGTCCACCACGTGGTCGAGCCGTTCCTTGATCTCCCAGCCCTGCGTCATCGGCTCGTCCTCGTCGGGCAGGAGGAGGGTGCTGGACAGCAGGGGCTCGCCGAGCTCCTCGACGAGCGCCTGCGCGACGACGTGGTCGGGGATGCGGACGCCGACCGTCTTCTTCTTGGGGTGCAGCAGCCGGCGCGGCACCTCCTTGGTCGCCGGCAGGATGAACGTGTAGCTGCCGGGGGTGGCGGCCTTGACCGCCCGAAAGACGTCCTTGTCGACGTGCACGAACTGGCCGAGCTGGGCGAAGTCCCGGCACACGAGGGTGAAGTGGTGGCGGTCGTCGAGACCGCGGATCGAGCGGATCCGGTTGATGCCCTCCCGGCTGCCGAGACGGCAGCCCAGGGCGAAACAGGAGTCCGTCGGGTACACGACGAGGCCGTCGGACCGGATGGAGTCGGCCACGGTGTTGATGGTGCGGCGCTGGGGGTTCTCGGGATGGACGTCGAAGTACTTCGCCATCCGGCGAGTGTAGGTGATCAGGGCGGATCGGCCCCCCGGGCGGGCGAGGACGTTCAAGGCGGCGGCGGCAGGTCGCGGGTGGGGCGGGGCAGGATTCCGGAGAATCGCCGGTGCGGGGCGCGTGCGCGGGCGCACGCTGGGCATGCCCGACTCCGGGTCCCTCCCGGCACGTACGTGCGGAGGGGCAACCGGACGAGCGGCGACTGACGAGCGATCATGACGGGTGCACTGATCGCACCCACCGATACGGAGGAGTGGAACGGATGCCGAACGAGCGCGCAGGACAGCCGGCGCGGCCGGAGGACCTCATCGATGTGCCTCGGCTGGTGACGGCGTACTACGCCTTGCACCCCGATCCGGCGGACCCCGCCCAGCGGGTCGCCTTCGGCACCTCGGGGCACCGCGGGTCCTCCCTCACCACGGCCTTCAACGAGGACCACATCGCCGCGACCAGCCAGGCGATCTGCGAGTACCGGAGCCGGCAGGGCATCGACGGGCCGCTGTTCCTCGGCGCCGACACCCATGCGCTGTCCGAACCCGCGAAGGTCACGGCGGTCGAGGTGTTCGCGGCCAACGGCGTCACCGTGCTGGTCGACGAGACCGACGGCTACACCCCCACCCCGGCCGTCTCGCACGCCATCCTCGTCCACAACCGCGGTCGCGCCTCCGGCCTGGCCGACGGTGTGGTGGTCACGCCGTCGCACAATCCCCCGTCGGACGGGGGCTTCAAGTACAACCCGCCAAACGGCGGCCCCGCCGGTTCCGAGGCGACCGGCTGGATCCAGGAGCGCGCCAACGAGATCATCACCGGCGGGCTGAAGGACGTGCGCCGCATCCCCTGGGCCAGGGCGCTGACCGCCGCGACGACCGGCCGGTACGACTTCCTGGGTTCCTACGTGTCCGACCTGCCGTCCGTGCTCGACCTCGACGCGGTGCGCGCCGCGGGCGTACGCATCGGGGCCGATCCGCTCGGCGGGGCGTCCGTGGCCTACTGGGGCCGCATCGCCGAGCAGCACCGCCTCGATCTGACCGTCGTCAACCCGCTCACGGACCCGACGTGGCGCTTCATGACGCTGGACTGGGACGGCAGGATCCGCATGGACTGCTCCTCCCCGTACGCGATGGCGTCGCTGATCGAGCAGCGCGACCGCTTCCAGGTCGCCACGGGCAACGACGCCGACTCCGACCGGCACGGCGTCGTCACCCCGGACGGCGGGCTCATGAACCCCAACCACTATCTGTCCACGGCGATCTCGTACCTCTACGGCCACCGCGCCCAGTGGCCGGCCGGAGCGGCGGTCGGCAAGACGCTGGTGTCGTCGAGCATGATCGACCGGGTGGCGGCCGACCTCGGACGGGAACTGCGTGAAGTACCGGTCGGTTTCAAGTGGTTCGTGGACGGGCTGCTCGACGGCTCACTCGGCTTCGGCGGTGAGGAGTCCGCCGGCGCCTCGTTCCTGCGGAGGGACGGCTCGGTGTGGACGACCGACAAGGACGGCATCGTGCTCGCCCTGCTCGCGTCCGAGATCCTGGCGGTGACGGGGGCGTCGCCCAGCCGCCACTACGCCTCGCTCACGGAGCGGTTCGGCGAACCGGCCTACGCCCGGGTCGACGCTCCCGCGACCCGTGAGGAGAAGGCCGTGCTGAGCCGGCTCTCCCCCGAGCAGGTGACCGCGGACACCCTGGCCGGGGAGCCGATCACCGCGGTGCTGACCCACGCGCCGGGCAACGGCGCGCCGATCGGCGGCATCAAGGTGACCACCGCCAACGCCTGGTTCGCGGCGCGGCCTTCGGGCACTGAGGACGTCTACAAGGTGTACGCCGAGTCGTTCCTCGGACCGGACCATCTGACGAGGGTCCAGGACGAGGCCCGGTCCGTGGTGGCGGCGGCCCTGCGCGGCTGAACCCGGGCCGCGACGGCCACCGGTCCCGCGCTCGCCGTGGCGCGGGCCGGGCCGTCCGACTGCGCGTGGAGCACCGGGACGGGCCCTGCCCCGCTTCCACCAACAGCATCCTTCCCGCGCGGCGGGGCGCGCCCCGAACGCGGACTCGACGGGCCCCCCGGACTCACCCCGCGTGAGGGTGATCGCCGGTCACGGGCGAACGCGCCCCGACGCCCTCCGAAGCGCCGGACCGGGGTGTGTCAGAGCGGTTCGTCCCCGGAGGGCCGGACGAGGGGCAGGCAGACCCGGAACCGCGTGTCGCCCGGGTGCGAGGCGACGCGGATGTCACCGCCGTGCTTGTCGACCACGATCCGGTAGGAGATGTCGAGTCCGAGGCCCGTCCCCTCGCCGACCGGTTTCGTGGAGAAGAACGGTTCGAAGATGCGGGGGCGGATTTCGGGATCGATGCCCGTGCCCGTGTCCCGTACCTCGATGTACGCCTTGCCGTCCTCGTGCCAGGTGGCGAGGGTGAGAGTGCCGTCGCCGTCCATCGCGGAGAGGGCGTTGTCGATGAGGTTCGTCCACACCTGGTTGAGCTCCGCGCCGTACGCGGGGACGAGCGGCATGTCCCCGGCGTACTCCTTCTCCACCCGCACCCCGGCGGGGATCTTGGCCTTGAGCATCACCAGGGTGGCGTCGAGGAGTTCGTGGACGTCGACGGGCTGTTGGGCGGCGCGGTCGAGCTGGGAGTACTGCCGTGCCGCGTCGACCAGTCCGGAGACGCGGCGGACCGCGTCCTCGATCTCGCCCATCAGCATCTCGGTGTCGACGGTGTAGTTCAGCCAGGCCACCGCAGCCCGACGGTTCTCGTCGGACAGTTCCGCGGTGGCGTCGGCGAGCCAATCGGCGTCGATGCCGCCGGAGACGAGGGTGGGGGCGATGTCCCAGGCGTTCTCCAGCCCTGCCTCCGCGAGCCAGTCGCCCAGTTCGTCCTCGGCGTCGGCCGCCTCGATCGCCGTGAGCCGGCGGGCGTCCCGGGCCCGCCGCACCGCGGCGTCCTGCATCTCCACCAACTCGTGGAGGCGCTTGCCGTCGACGCGGCCGTCGGCGATCAGCGCCAGCTTGTGCCGCATGCGGGTCACCCGGTCACGCAGGGTGTCGGTGGCGCGGGCCGCCGCCGCGGCGGGGTTGTTGAGCTCGTGGGTCAGGCCGGCGGTCAGCGAGCCGAGGGCGACCAGCCGCTCGCGTTCGCCGACGATGATGTCGCTGGCCCGGAGCCCGAGGAACAGTCCTTCGAGCAGATGCAGGGCCATGGGGAACCAGGTACGGATGGCCGTGGCGAACTCGGACGCGGGCAGGACGAACAACTCCACGTCGGTCACCGCACGCATCGTGTTCGAGTACACCTGGTCCACGCGGTCGCCGAGGTAGGCCTGGGTGGCCCCGCCGTAGGCGCCGCGCTGTCCGCTGCGGCTGAGTTCGATCTCGTCGCCGTGGAGCTGGCGGCTGATCGCGACGGTGCCGGCGAGAAGCACGAAGAAGCAGGTCGCGCCCTCGCCCTGGGCGTACACGGGCGTTCCCGCCTCGCGCACCTCCACGCGCCCGCGCTCGGACAGCCAGGCCAGCTGGTCGTCGTCGAGCGCCTCGAAGAGGAACAGGGTGCGCAGCTCGTCCGGGGTGAGCACCTCCCGCGAGACCGAGGCGGTCATTGGGCCTCCAGATAGCGGTGCACGAGCGTGACGGCCATCGCCCCCTCGCCGACCGCGGACGCCACCCGCTTGACCGACTCGGCGCGGACGTCCCCCGCCGCGAACACCCCGGGCACGCTGGTCTCGAGGTGGTACGGCGCCCGCACCAGCGGCCAGCGGGGCGACCGTCCGCCCGCCTCGGGGAGGTCGGGGCCGGTCAGGACGAATCCGCGGTCGTCACGGGCGATCAGTCCGTCCAGCCACTGCGTCTGCGGCTCGGCCCCGATGAACACGAACAGCCAGGTGGCGTCGACCTCCGTGCGGGCCCCGGTGCGGTTGTCCCGCAGGGTCAGCCGCTCCAGATGGCCCTCCCCGTCCCCGGTGGCCACCTCGGTGCACGGATGGATCTCGATGTTGGGCACGGCCTCGATCTGCTGGATCAGATAGGCGGACATGGAGTGGGTCAGGTCCGGGCCGCGCAGCAGCACATGGACCCTCGCGGCGAAACGCGAGAAGTACACCGCCGCCTGCCCGGCGGAGTTGGCGCCGCCGACGATGTACACGTCGTCACCGCGGCAGCCGGCCGCCTCGAAGGCCGCCGAGCCGTAGAAGACGCCCGCGCCGCAGAAGCCGTCGAGCTGTGCGCCGGCGAGACGCCGGTAGGTGACCCCCGTGGCGAGGACGACGGTGTGCGCGCCGACCGAGGTGCCGTCCGCGAACCGCAGGACGCGTCCGGACCCGGCGGCCTCCAGGGCCACCACCTCGGTGGCGCTGAGTATCTCGGCGCCGAACCGGGCCGCCTGCCTCCGCGCACGGTCGGTGAGCTGCGCGCCGGTGACCCCGTCGGGGAAGCCCAGGTAGTTCTCGATCCGGCTGCTCTGCCCCGCCTGGCCGCCGGTGGCGCTGCGCTCGACGAGCACCGTGCGCAGCCCCTCGGAGGCGGCGTAGACGGCGGCGCCCAGCCCGGCCGGGCCGGCGCCGATGACGACGACGTCGTAGAAGTCGGCCGCGGGGCTGGTGCGCAGGCCGACGTGGGCGGCGAGTTCCGCCCCCGTGGGGGCGTGCAGGACCTTGCCCTCCGCGGTGACGACGAGGGGGACGTCCGCCGGTGTGAGCCCGGCCGCCTCGAGCAGCTGGGCGCCCTCGGGTTCGTCGGCGGCTATCCACCGGTACGGCACGAGGTTGCGCGCGAGGAACTCCCTCACGGCGAAGGAGGGGGCGGACCAGCGATGGCCCACCAGCCTCGTCTCGGGCGTCTCCGGGTCGGATGCCGCGCCCCAGATGTCGACCAGGGTGTCCAGCACGGGGTAGAGGTTCTCCTCCGGCGGGCTCCAGGGCTTGAGCAGATAGTGGTCGAGATCGACGACGTTGATCGCGTCGATCGCCGCGCCCGTGTCCGCGTACGCGGTGAGCAGCACCCGCCGCGCCCGGGGGAACAGGTCCATGGCGGCCTCCAGGAACTGGACGCCGTTCATGGTGGGCATGCGGTAGTCGGCGATCATCACGGCGACCGCCTCGCCCCGCAGCCTGACCTCGCGCAGGGCTTCGAGACCCTCGTCGCCCGAGGTGGCGCGCAGCACGCGGAAGCGGTCGCCGTAGTGGCGCCGCAGATCACGGGCGATGGCCCGGGAGACTCCTGGATCGTCGTCGACGGTCAGGATCGTCGCCTTAGCCATCTCTTCATGATGCGCCCGCGGTCGTGCGGGCGCCCACCGGGCCGGCGTCTCCGCCGGGCGTTCCCACGGTGCGGGCGCCTGCCGGGGATGGGCTCCGTGGGCGCTCGCGCGGACCTACGGGCCGGCACCGGCCGCGCGGACGTACGGGCCCTGACGGAGAAGGGCCCCGCCCGCACGGGAACGCCTGGGTGAGCACAGGCGGAAGCCCCGGCGGGAGCGCAGACTGAGTGTCGTCGGGCCGAGCCCGAGCCGCCTCCTTGTGTGACGCGGAGGAGTCCGATGGCACATCCAGTCACGCCCACCGCCGGGGAACCGCCGGAGGAGCCTCACCGGACGGGCCCGCGCGCCCGGTTCCCCGCGCACGCTGTCCTCCGCGGCTGCCGCGCCGCCGTCGTGCTGCCCGCGGTGCTCGCCCTCGGTCTGCTGGTCGTGGGCGACCCGGCGCTGGCGGGCTTCGCGGCATTCGGGGCGTTCGCCTCCCTCGTCATCGCGTCCTTCGGGGGCTCCCGGAACACCGGGGCCCTGGCCTTCGCCCTGCTGCTCGCGGTCGGGGGACTGATGGTGGCCGCAGGCTGCCTGGCGTCGCTGAGCCTGCCCTCCGCCGTGCTGGTGACGCTTCCCGTGGCCTTCCTCGCCTACTACTGCGCGATCGAGGGCCCGCACGGGGGGTCGGGCGCGACGGCCGCGCTGCTGGGATATGTGC is a window encoding:
- a CDS encoding TetR/AcrR family transcriptional regulator; translation: MARMPSAERRRQLIEAAIRAMTRDGVPRTTTRSIAAEADVSLSVFHYCFDSKQELLESVIEAITEHYIAVVREAIRPKATLRETVRAGFQAYWDHVCANPGEHMLTYELTQYALRQPGFEHLARRQYELYTDTFTELIDQLRHDMGLETSVPVAVLAHYLAVMTDGLTLNFLVLGDATAAADVLDTIADQVVRLVRAEDRPTAPGTT
- a CDS encoding ATP-binding cassette domain-containing protein, with protein sequence MVHVSSAPLLAMRGISKRYGAVWALTDIELEIHAGEVVALVGDNGAGKSTLVKVITGVGPADKGVIEWNGRPVRISRPRDAQALGITSVYQDLALCETLDVVGNIFLGHELGGSGILDEVSMERRAQELDVLESLSTRLPSFRVPVASLSAGQRQTVAIARALLSEPRLLILDEPTAALGVRQTAQFLDLIERLRDRGLGVLLVSHNLGDVKAVADHVAVLHLGRNNGFFSVPTTSQEQIVSSMTGATNNAVTHRRDRWGEVLR
- a CDS encoding sugar ABC transporter permease is translated as MRSGEFGAVPGVAAVALLWIIFQSLDQQFLSPRNLSNLSIDIVGTGMIALGLVFVLLLGDVDLSVGSVSGLTAAVFAVLNVNQGMPEWAAVLAALVVGAAIGAAQGFFSARLGVPAFVVTLAGLLAWNGLMLYVLGASGTINLPEEGFIHALTSYYFRETAVAYGLAALSVAVFFLASYRDSRRRRSVGVMYRPLSVVVVRTAAVAVVAFAAAYILNRFQGLPLALLIFLAFVVGLDFVLRRTFYGRRIVSIGGGREAARRAGINVVWLRISAFMVSGTLAAVGGLFLASRVAAVGQTSGSSILLINAIAAAVIGGVSLFGGRGTTWSVLLGMLVIQSIASGMVLLGIPTPMQSVITGCVLLAAVVLDSLARHSQKAHGRA
- a CDS encoding L-threonylcarbamoyladenylate synthase; amino-acid sequence: MAKYFDVHPENPQRRTINTVADSIRSDGLVVYPTDSCFALGCRLGSREGINRIRSIRGLDDRHHFTLVCRDFAQLGQFVHVDKDVFRAVKAATPGSYTFILPATKEVPRRLLHPKKKTVGVRIPDHVVAQALVEELGEPLLSSTLLLPDEDEPMTQGWEIKERLDHVVDAVLDSGDCGTEPTTVIDFSGGEPEIVRRGAGDTARFE
- the pgm gene encoding phosphoglucomutase (alpha-D-glucose-1,6-bisphosphate-dependent), which codes for MPNERAGQPARPEDLIDVPRLVTAYYALHPDPADPAQRVAFGTSGHRGSSLTTAFNEDHIAATSQAICEYRSRQGIDGPLFLGADTHALSEPAKVTAVEVFAANGVTVLVDETDGYTPTPAVSHAILVHNRGRASGLADGVVVTPSHNPPSDGGFKYNPPNGGPAGSEATGWIQERANEIITGGLKDVRRIPWARALTAATTGRYDFLGSYVSDLPSVLDLDAVRAAGVRIGADPLGGASVAYWGRIAEQHRLDLTVVNPLTDPTWRFMTLDWDGRIRMDCSSPYAMASLIEQRDRFQVATGNDADSDRHGVVTPDGGLMNPNHYLSTAISYLYGHRAQWPAGAAVGKTLVSSSMIDRVAADLGRELREVPVGFKWFVDGLLDGSLGFGGEESAGASFLRRDGSVWTTDKDGIVLALLASEILAVTGASPSRHYASLTERFGEPAYARVDAPATREEKAVLSRLSPEQVTADTLAGEPITAVLTHAPGNGAPIGGIKVTTANAWFAARPSGTEDVYKVYAESFLGPDHLTRVQDEARSVVAAALRG
- a CDS encoding sensor histidine kinase; this encodes MTASVSREVLTPDELRTLFLFEALDDDQLAWLSERGRVEVREAGTPVYAQGEGATCFFVLLAGTVAISRQLHGDEIELSRSGQRGAYGGATQAYLGDRVDQVYSNTMRAVTDVELFVLPASEFATAIRTWFPMALHLLEGLFLGLRASDIIVGERERLVALGSLTAGLTHELNNPAAAAARATDTLRDRVTRMRHKLALIADGRVDGKRLHELVEMQDAAVRRARDARRLTAIEAADAEDELGDWLAEAGLENAWDIAPTLVSGGIDADWLADATAELSDENRRAAVAWLNYTVDTEMLMGEIEDAVRRVSGLVDAARQYSQLDRAAQQPVDVHELLDATLVMLKAKIPAGVRVEKEYAGDMPLVPAYGAELNQVWTNLIDNALSAMDGDGTLTLATWHEDGKAYIEVRDTGTGIDPEIRPRIFEPFFSTKPVGEGTGLGLDISYRIVVDKHGGDIRVASHPGDTRFRVCLPLVRPSGDEPL
- a CDS encoding FAD-dependent oxidoreductase, encoding MAKATILTVDDDPGVSRAIARDLRRHYGDRFRVLRATSGDEGLEALREVRLRGEAVAVMIADYRMPTMNGVQFLEAAMDLFPRARRVLLTAYADTGAAIDAINVVDLDHYLLKPWSPPEENLYPVLDTLVDIWGAASDPETPETRLVGHRWSAPSFAVREFLARNLVPYRWIAADEPEGAQLLEAAGLTPADVPLVVTAEGKVLHAPTGAELAAHVGLRTSPAADFYDVVVIGAGPAGLGAAVYAASEGLRTVLVERSATGGQAGQSSRIENYLGFPDGVTGAQLTDRARRQAARFGAEILSATEVVALEAAGSGRVLRFADGTSVGAHTVVLATGVTYRRLAGAQLDGFCGAGVFYGSAAFEAAGCRGDDVYIVGGANSAGQAAVYFSRFAARVHVLLRGPDLTHSMSAYLIQQIEAVPNIEIHPCTEVATGDGEGHLERLTLRDNRTGARTEVDATWLFVFIGAEPQTQWLDGLIARDDRGFVLTGPDLPEAGGRSPRWPLVRAPYHLETSVPGVFAAGDVRAESVKRVASAVGEGAMAVTLVHRYLEAQ